The proteins below come from a single Scatophagus argus isolate fScaArg1 chromosome 15, fScaArg1.pri, whole genome shotgun sequence genomic window:
- the mis18bp1 gene encoding mis18-binding protein 1 isoform X4, translating to MASYHHLLEHTKPRFESPAKVFAKLKSKVQREGMCANEGIFTGKDPLCNIRDKHGAESKSPKKRTENIWTGELKENQRFSSYRNEALAVTLSPISSPPKTFGYSYSDISSKPAEFIHPATERGHGCTPRKRDFLDSKSVSQPLFLVNRKQIHTEPPEARDLAGFSVTSRTPVKTQSPENDCVFEHECAPRLSSTSMFSPMKKRLRKRKLEPWGFDNVSSSTREICSEVISQPLCEDDTHNNTYMEDLVHARGRSDVNQFIHEPMVPTPRATAKNRCSVIMEKVPPMSPAKMFAYMKERGSKSEQQEVHNVSSSTRDLFGKGNIRLSRDMPLSTVHSMGEKEDSDLTSVPESVVPDNKSRMEPADSQSDTDPSEDVLTPAAPSQPLLVEDPLILNSPRISIPKKDMTVFKSNKWPQTTKFPSESVIHLQKWFLRRNPKGLFVDGIHRENSIPWNSNIIMDRISNYVLKTVSGRVYILVGKMNLHVDSEFPKWLLKKFVNGFPPNWKALYEKFLLESRDRETKRKSEGRSIMAKTNSEASSINLSVKRNMKKPLKTPDSCPPASSSSAKVSRSGRIIKPPLEYWKGGRVILDAYMNVTIHECYDTSICNPEVTTTVSTRASQKPAHMFLPCSEGRKQGESASVDEASVLRRKVKAPARRRDRTRVNPEEKSSFSPVPTVETCSSPEEWSGTRTRSSQRYPATERALHMETVPLKPQSEPEKPSTRRSKEQRCDTTRPSVRASRSKRAVPESPTVNDKTSPDQSSNSDLVVRRKKRAKGGNRNVAEKSQQSRLSEESGKELRKGTSVTKNKDPVQTKHKQSKCTKTSQPAKLLPKTQSSKKHKADQGNTQIPQEQDEDEWTEAELAKLREAVALCPKHITGYWAKVARIVGTRSAEECCNQHTSQGTSQSPDKRTKKSRKKKREAPKDSDQPVISARVGTLKRKQQVRQFLENMPREDVDDLFSSAYMQNKRFEIPSVCLSEDHDFAMSDLEPMTPMSTGFPKVKTPQCLHITPGMMGSPNRSNDDKYVFQLQKRMKKSEFDVCKKAATSKSFTPTPSVKRTMRRCGNTENDTFVVWEMFPGNDGALSESGEEEDYYFSDND from the exons ATGGCGTCGTATCATCATTTATTAGAACACACAAAACCGCGGTTTGAATCTCCCGCCAAGGTGTTTGCTAAATTAAAATCCAAAGTGCAGCGAGAAGGGATGTGCGCGAATGAGGGCATTTTTACAGGCAAGGATCCGCTGTGTAACATTAGAGATAAACATGGAGCCGAATCGAAGTCACCCAagaagagaacagagaacaTCTGGACGGGTGAGCTCAAGGAAAATCAGAGGTTTAGTTCTTATCGTAACGAAGCGCTGGCCGTGACCCTCTCGCCGATATCAAGTCCTCCGAAAACTTTCGGGTACTCGTATTCAGATATTAGCAGCAAGCCTGCGGAGTTTATACATCCTGCGACTGAAAGAGGACATGGATGCACACCAAGAAAGCGAGACTTCCTGGACTCGAAATCTGTGTCTCAGCCCCTTTTTTTGGTCAACAGAAAGCAGATCCACACAGAGCCACCTGAGGCCAGAGACTTGGCTGGCTTCAGTGTGACTAGCAGGACTCCAGTAAAGACACAGTCGCcagaaaatgactgtgtgtttgagcaCGAATGTGCTCCACGATTGTCTTCAACCAGTATGTTTTCCCCCATGAAGAAGAGACTGAGGAAGAGAAAACTGGAGCCCTGGGGCTTTGACAATGTCAGCAGCAGTACAAGGGAGATCTGCAGTGAAGTCATAAGTCAGCCTTTATGTGAGGATGACACCCACAACAACACTTACATGGAGGATTTGGTTCATGCTAGAGGCCGATCAGACGTGAACCAGTTCATTCATGAACCCATGGTTCCAACTCCAAGAGCCACCGCAAAGAATC GTTGTAGTGTTATTATGGAAAAAGTTCCCCCGATGTCTCCAGCCAAGATGTTTGCTTACATGAAGGAGAGGGGAAGTAAATCAGAGCAGCAAGAAGTTCAtaatgtcagcagcagcacgaGAGATCTCTTTGGTAAGG GTAACATCCGTCTGTCCAGAGACATGCCTCTCTCCACAGTTCACAGTATGGGTGAGAAGGAGGACTCTGACCTTACAAGTGTTCCAGAAAGTGTGGTTCCTGACAACAAGTCCAGAATGGAGCCAgctgacagccaatcagacacAGATCCTTCTGAGGATGTCTTGACCCCTGCTGCGCCATCACAACCTCTTTTGGTCGAAGATCCGCTCATACTCAATTCACCACGGATCTCCATACCGAAGAAAGACATGACTGTGTTCAAGAGCAACAAATGGCCCCAGACCACAAAATTCCCAAGT GAGAGTGTCATTCATCTTCAAAAGTGGTTCCTGAGGAGGAATCCCAAGGGCCTGTTTGTTGACGGAATCCACCG GGAGAACAGCATACCATGGAATAGTAACATCAtcatggacaggatttctaaTTATGTTCTGAAAACCGTATCTGGCAGAGTTTACATCTTGGTTGGCAAAATGAACTTGCATGTTGACTCAG AGTTTCCCAAGTGGCTTTTGAAGAAGTTTGTGAATGGTTTTCCTCCAAACTGGAAGGCACTTTATGAGAAGTTTCTGTTAGAGTCAAGAGA tagagaaacaaagaggaagagcGAGGGAAGAAGCATTATGGCAAAGACAAATTCTGAGGCATCCTCCATTAACCTTTCTGTGAAGCGAAACATGAAAAAGCCTTTGAAGACAC CTGATTCctgtcctcctgcctcctcATCTTCTGCAAAAGTGTCTCGAAGTGGCCGCATCATCAAGCCACCTCTGGAGTATTGGAAAGGAGGGAGAGTCATTCTGGATGCATACATGAATGTTACCATCCATGAATGTTATGACACATCCATCTGCAACCCT GAGGTCACTACAACAGTCTCTACGAGGGCGTCACAGAAACCTGCCCACATGTTCCTGCCCTGCAGCGAAG GCCGCAAGCAGGGTGAATCAGCCAGTGTTGACGAGGCATCGGTACTACGGAGGAAGGTCAAGGCCCCAGCCCGCAGAAGAGACAGAACCAGAGTTAACCCTGAGGAGAAGTCCTCTTTTTCACCTGTACCAACTGTGGAGACATGTAGCAGCCCTGAAGAGTGGTCTGGCACGAGGACAAGGTCCAGCCAAAGGTATCCAGCCACAGAGAGAGCGTTGCATATGGAGACTGTCCCTCTAAAACCACAAAGTGAACCTGAAAAGCCTTCAACACGGAGGTCAAAAGAACAGAGGTGTGACACCACGCGGCCTTCAGTCAGAGCCTCAAGGAGCAAAAGGGCCGTCCCAGAATCCCCTACTGTTAATGATAAAACGTCACCGGATCAGTCGTCAAACAGTGACTTAGTCGTCAGGAGAAAGAAGCGGGCAAAAGGAGGGAACAGGAACGTAGCTGAGAAGTCACAGCAAAGCCGCTTGTCAGAGGAGAGCGGGAAGGAACTGAGGAAGGGAACCAGtgtgacaaaaaataaagatcctgtgcaaacaaaacacaaacagagcaaatgCACTAAGACGTCACAACCTGCAAAGCTGTTGCCTAAGACACAATCCAGCAAGAAACACAAGGCAGACCAGGGGAACACACAGATTCCACAGGAGCAAGATGAAGACGAGTGGACCGAGGCTGAGCTTGCGAAGCTAAGAGA ggcTGTGGCCCTCTGTCCTAAACACATTACGGGTTACTGGGCGAAGGTGGCGAGGATCGTCGGAACACGTTCTGCAGAAGAGTGCTGTAACCAGCACACATCCCAGGGAACCTCCCAGTCTCCAGACAAGAGAACCAAGAAAtccagaaagaaaaagagggaagcACCGAAGGACTCAG ATCAACCGGTGATATCTGCCCGAGTGGGAACGTTAAAGAGGAAGCAGCAGGTGCGACAGTTTCTGGAGAACATGCCCAGAGAAGATGTTGATGATTTATTCAGCAGTGCGTACATGCAGAACAAACGGTTTGAG ATCCCCTCCGTGTGTCTGAGTGAAGACCATGACTTTGCTATGTCAGACCTGGAGCCCATGACCCCCATGTCAACAGGTTTCCCCAAAGTTAAGACTCCTCAGTGTTTGCATATCACTCCCGGCATGATGGGCTCTCCCAACAG GAGCAATGACGACAAGTACGTCTTTCAGCTCcagaagaggatgaaaaaaagCGAGTTTGATGTCTGCAAAAAGGCTGCTACTTCAAAG agCTTCACCCCCACCCCGTCAGTTAAACGAACAATGAGAAGATGTGGCAACACAG AAAATGACACCTTTGTTGTCTGGGAGATGTTCCCGGGAAACGACGGAGCGCTGTCTGaaagtggagaggaagaggattaTTATTTCTCAGACAATGACtga
- the mis18bp1 gene encoding mis18-binding protein 1 isoform X5 encodes MASYHHLLEHTKPRFESPAKVFAKLKSKVQREGMCANEGIFTGKDPLCNIRDKHGAESKSPKKRTENIWTGELKENQRFSSYRNEALAVTLSPISSPPKTFGYSYSDISSKPAEFIHPATERGHGCTPRKRDFLDSKSVSQPLFLVNRKQIHTEPPEARDLAGFSVTSRTPVKTQSPENDCVFEHECAPRLSSTSMFSPMKKRLRKRKLEPWGFDNVSSSTREICSEVISQPLCEDDTHNNTYMEDLVHARGRSDVNQFIHEPMVPTPRATAKNRCSVIMEKVPPMSPAKMFAYMKERGSKSEQQEVHNVSSSTRDLFGNIRLSRDMPLSTVHSMGEKEDSDLTSVPESVVPDNKSRMEPADSQSDTDPSEDVLTPAAPSQPLLVEDPLILNSPRISIPKKDMTVFKSNKWPQTTKFPSESVIHLQKWFLRRNPKGLFVDGIHRENSIPWNSNIIMDRISNYVLKTVSGRVYILVGKMNLHVDSEFPKWLLKKFVNGFPPNWKALYEKFLLESRDRETKRKSEGRSIMAKTNSEASSINLSVKRNMKKPLKTPDSCPPASSSSAKVSRSGRIIKPPLEYWKGGRVILDAYMNVTIHECYDTSICNPEVTTTVSTRASQKPAHMFLPCSEGRKQGESASVDEASVLRRKVKAPARRRDRTRVNPEEKSSFSPVPTVETCSSPEEWSGTRTRSSQRYPATERALHMETVPLKPQSEPEKPSTRRSKEQRCDTTRPSVRASRSKRAVPESPTVNDKTSPDQSSNSDLVVRRKKRAKGGNRNVAEKSQQSRLSEESGKELRKGTSVTKNKDPVQTKHKQSKCTKTSQPAKLLPKTQSSKKHKADQGNTQIPQEQDEDEWTEAELAKLREAVALCPKHITGYWAKVARIVGTRSAEECCNQHTSQGTSQSPDKRTKKSRKKKREAPKDSDQPVISARVGTLKRKQQVRQFLENMPREDVDDLFSSAYMQNKRFEIPSVCLSEDHDFAMSDLEPMTPMSTGFPKVKTPQCLHITPGMMGSPNRSNDDKYVFQLQKRMKKSEFDVCKKAATSKSFTPTPSVKRTMRRCGNTENDTFVVWEMFPGNDGALSESGEEEDYYFSDND; translated from the exons ATGGCGTCGTATCATCATTTATTAGAACACACAAAACCGCGGTTTGAATCTCCCGCCAAGGTGTTTGCTAAATTAAAATCCAAAGTGCAGCGAGAAGGGATGTGCGCGAATGAGGGCATTTTTACAGGCAAGGATCCGCTGTGTAACATTAGAGATAAACATGGAGCCGAATCGAAGTCACCCAagaagagaacagagaacaTCTGGACGGGTGAGCTCAAGGAAAATCAGAGGTTTAGTTCTTATCGTAACGAAGCGCTGGCCGTGACCCTCTCGCCGATATCAAGTCCTCCGAAAACTTTCGGGTACTCGTATTCAGATATTAGCAGCAAGCCTGCGGAGTTTATACATCCTGCGACTGAAAGAGGACATGGATGCACACCAAGAAAGCGAGACTTCCTGGACTCGAAATCTGTGTCTCAGCCCCTTTTTTTGGTCAACAGAAAGCAGATCCACACAGAGCCACCTGAGGCCAGAGACTTGGCTGGCTTCAGTGTGACTAGCAGGACTCCAGTAAAGACACAGTCGCcagaaaatgactgtgtgtttgagcaCGAATGTGCTCCACGATTGTCTTCAACCAGTATGTTTTCCCCCATGAAGAAGAGACTGAGGAAGAGAAAACTGGAGCCCTGGGGCTTTGACAATGTCAGCAGCAGTACAAGGGAGATCTGCAGTGAAGTCATAAGTCAGCCTTTATGTGAGGATGACACCCACAACAACACTTACATGGAGGATTTGGTTCATGCTAGAGGCCGATCAGACGTGAACCAGTTCATTCATGAACCCATGGTTCCAACTCCAAGAGCCACCGCAAAGAATC GTTGTAGTGTTATTATGGAAAAAGTTCCCCCGATGTCTCCAGCCAAGATGTTTGCTTACATGAAGGAGAGGGGAAGTAAATCAGAGCAGCAAGAAGTTCAtaatgtcagcagcagcacgaGAGATCTCTTTG GTAACATCCGTCTGTCCAGAGACATGCCTCTCTCCACAGTTCACAGTATGGGTGAGAAGGAGGACTCTGACCTTACAAGTGTTCCAGAAAGTGTGGTTCCTGACAACAAGTCCAGAATGGAGCCAgctgacagccaatcagacacAGATCCTTCTGAGGATGTCTTGACCCCTGCTGCGCCATCACAACCTCTTTTGGTCGAAGATCCGCTCATACTCAATTCACCACGGATCTCCATACCGAAGAAAGACATGACTGTGTTCAAGAGCAACAAATGGCCCCAGACCACAAAATTCCCAAGT GAGAGTGTCATTCATCTTCAAAAGTGGTTCCTGAGGAGGAATCCCAAGGGCCTGTTTGTTGACGGAATCCACCG GGAGAACAGCATACCATGGAATAGTAACATCAtcatggacaggatttctaaTTATGTTCTGAAAACCGTATCTGGCAGAGTTTACATCTTGGTTGGCAAAATGAACTTGCATGTTGACTCAG AGTTTCCCAAGTGGCTTTTGAAGAAGTTTGTGAATGGTTTTCCTCCAAACTGGAAGGCACTTTATGAGAAGTTTCTGTTAGAGTCAAGAGA tagagaaacaaagaggaagagcGAGGGAAGAAGCATTATGGCAAAGACAAATTCTGAGGCATCCTCCATTAACCTTTCTGTGAAGCGAAACATGAAAAAGCCTTTGAAGACAC CTGATTCctgtcctcctgcctcctcATCTTCTGCAAAAGTGTCTCGAAGTGGCCGCATCATCAAGCCACCTCTGGAGTATTGGAAAGGAGGGAGAGTCATTCTGGATGCATACATGAATGTTACCATCCATGAATGTTATGACACATCCATCTGCAACCCT GAGGTCACTACAACAGTCTCTACGAGGGCGTCACAGAAACCTGCCCACATGTTCCTGCCCTGCAGCGAAG GCCGCAAGCAGGGTGAATCAGCCAGTGTTGACGAGGCATCGGTACTACGGAGGAAGGTCAAGGCCCCAGCCCGCAGAAGAGACAGAACCAGAGTTAACCCTGAGGAGAAGTCCTCTTTTTCACCTGTACCAACTGTGGAGACATGTAGCAGCCCTGAAGAGTGGTCTGGCACGAGGACAAGGTCCAGCCAAAGGTATCCAGCCACAGAGAGAGCGTTGCATATGGAGACTGTCCCTCTAAAACCACAAAGTGAACCTGAAAAGCCTTCAACACGGAGGTCAAAAGAACAGAGGTGTGACACCACGCGGCCTTCAGTCAGAGCCTCAAGGAGCAAAAGGGCCGTCCCAGAATCCCCTACTGTTAATGATAAAACGTCACCGGATCAGTCGTCAAACAGTGACTTAGTCGTCAGGAGAAAGAAGCGGGCAAAAGGAGGGAACAGGAACGTAGCTGAGAAGTCACAGCAAAGCCGCTTGTCAGAGGAGAGCGGGAAGGAACTGAGGAAGGGAACCAGtgtgacaaaaaataaagatcctgtgcaaacaaaacacaaacagagcaaatgCACTAAGACGTCACAACCTGCAAAGCTGTTGCCTAAGACACAATCCAGCAAGAAACACAAGGCAGACCAGGGGAACACACAGATTCCACAGGAGCAAGATGAAGACGAGTGGACCGAGGCTGAGCTTGCGAAGCTAAGAGA ggcTGTGGCCCTCTGTCCTAAACACATTACGGGTTACTGGGCGAAGGTGGCGAGGATCGTCGGAACACGTTCTGCAGAAGAGTGCTGTAACCAGCACACATCCCAGGGAACCTCCCAGTCTCCAGACAAGAGAACCAAGAAAtccagaaagaaaaagagggaagcACCGAAGGACTCAG ATCAACCGGTGATATCTGCCCGAGTGGGAACGTTAAAGAGGAAGCAGCAGGTGCGACAGTTTCTGGAGAACATGCCCAGAGAAGATGTTGATGATTTATTCAGCAGTGCGTACATGCAGAACAAACGGTTTGAG ATCCCCTCCGTGTGTCTGAGTGAAGACCATGACTTTGCTATGTCAGACCTGGAGCCCATGACCCCCATGTCAACAGGTTTCCCCAAAGTTAAGACTCCTCAGTGTTTGCATATCACTCCCGGCATGATGGGCTCTCCCAACAG GAGCAATGACGACAAGTACGTCTTTCAGCTCcagaagaggatgaaaaaaagCGAGTTTGATGTCTGCAAAAAGGCTGCTACTTCAAAG agCTTCACCCCCACCCCGTCAGTTAAACGAACAATGAGAAGATGTGGCAACACAG AAAATGACACCTTTGTTGTCTGGGAGATGTTCCCGGGAAACGACGGAGCGCTGTCTGaaagtggagaggaagaggattaTTATTTCTCAGACAATGACtga
- the mis18bp1 gene encoding mis18-binding protein 1 isoform X3, with protein MASYHHLLEHTKPRFESPAKVFAKLKSKVQREGMCANEGIFTGKDPLCNIRDKHGAESKSPKKRTENIWTGELKENQRFSSYRNEALAVTLSPISSPPKTFGYSYSDISSKPAEFIHPATERGHGCTPRKRDFLDSKSVSQPLFLVNRKQIHTEPPEARDLAGFSVTSRTPVKTQSPENDCVFEHECAPRLSSTSMFSPMKKRLRKRKLEPWGFDNVSSSTREICSEVISQPLCEDDTHNNTYMEDLVHARGRSDVNQFIHEPMVPTPRATAKNRCSVIMEKVPPMSPAKMFAYMKERGSKSEQQEVHNVSSSTRDLFGNIRLSRDMPLSTVHSMGEKEDSDLTSVPESVVPDNKSRMEPADSQSDTDPSEDVLTPAAPSQPLLVEDPLILNSPRISIPKKDMTVFKSNKWPQTTKFPSESVIHLQKWFLRRNPKGLFVDGIHRENSIPWNSNIIMDRISNYVLKTVSGRVYILVGKMNLHVDSEFPKWLLKKFVNGFPPNWKALYEKFLLESRDRETKRKSEGRSIMAKTNSEASSINLSVKRNMKKPLKTPDSCPPASSSSAKVSRSGRIIKPPLEYWKGGRVILDAYMNVTIHECYDTSICNPVSPAHEVTTTVSTRASQKPAHMFLPCSEGRKQGESASVDEASVLRRKVKAPARRRDRTRVNPEEKSSFSPVPTVETCSSPEEWSGTRTRSSQRYPATERALHMETVPLKPQSEPEKPSTRRSKEQRCDTTRPSVRASRSKRAVPESPTVNDKTSPDQSSNSDLVVRRKKRAKGGNRNVAEKSQQSRLSEESGKELRKGTSVTKNKDPVQTKHKQSKCTKTSQPAKLLPKTQSSKKHKADQGNTQIPQEQDEDEWTEAELAKLREAVALCPKHITGYWAKVARIVGTRSAEECCNQHTSQGTSQSPDKRTKKSRKKKREAPKDSDQPVISARVGTLKRKQQVRQFLENMPREDVDDLFSSAYMQNKRFEIPSVCLSEDHDFAMSDLEPMTPMSTGFPKVKTPQCLHITPGMMGSPNRSNDDKYVFQLQKRMKKSEFDVCKKAATSKSFTPTPSVKRTMRRCGNTENDTFVVWEMFPGNDGALSESGEEEDYYFSDND; from the exons ATGGCGTCGTATCATCATTTATTAGAACACACAAAACCGCGGTTTGAATCTCCCGCCAAGGTGTTTGCTAAATTAAAATCCAAAGTGCAGCGAGAAGGGATGTGCGCGAATGAGGGCATTTTTACAGGCAAGGATCCGCTGTGTAACATTAGAGATAAACATGGAGCCGAATCGAAGTCACCCAagaagagaacagagaacaTCTGGACGGGTGAGCTCAAGGAAAATCAGAGGTTTAGTTCTTATCGTAACGAAGCGCTGGCCGTGACCCTCTCGCCGATATCAAGTCCTCCGAAAACTTTCGGGTACTCGTATTCAGATATTAGCAGCAAGCCTGCGGAGTTTATACATCCTGCGACTGAAAGAGGACATGGATGCACACCAAGAAAGCGAGACTTCCTGGACTCGAAATCTGTGTCTCAGCCCCTTTTTTTGGTCAACAGAAAGCAGATCCACACAGAGCCACCTGAGGCCAGAGACTTGGCTGGCTTCAGTGTGACTAGCAGGACTCCAGTAAAGACACAGTCGCcagaaaatgactgtgtgtttgagcaCGAATGTGCTCCACGATTGTCTTCAACCAGTATGTTTTCCCCCATGAAGAAGAGACTGAGGAAGAGAAAACTGGAGCCCTGGGGCTTTGACAATGTCAGCAGCAGTACAAGGGAGATCTGCAGTGAAGTCATAAGTCAGCCTTTATGTGAGGATGACACCCACAACAACACTTACATGGAGGATTTGGTTCATGCTAGAGGCCGATCAGACGTGAACCAGTTCATTCATGAACCCATGGTTCCAACTCCAAGAGCCACCGCAAAGAATC GTTGTAGTGTTATTATGGAAAAAGTTCCCCCGATGTCTCCAGCCAAGATGTTTGCTTACATGAAGGAGAGGGGAAGTAAATCAGAGCAGCAAGAAGTTCAtaatgtcagcagcagcacgaGAGATCTCTTTG GTAACATCCGTCTGTCCAGAGACATGCCTCTCTCCACAGTTCACAGTATGGGTGAGAAGGAGGACTCTGACCTTACAAGTGTTCCAGAAAGTGTGGTTCCTGACAACAAGTCCAGAATGGAGCCAgctgacagccaatcagacacAGATCCTTCTGAGGATGTCTTGACCCCTGCTGCGCCATCACAACCTCTTTTGGTCGAAGATCCGCTCATACTCAATTCACCACGGATCTCCATACCGAAGAAAGACATGACTGTGTTCAAGAGCAACAAATGGCCCCAGACCACAAAATTCCCAAGT GAGAGTGTCATTCATCTTCAAAAGTGGTTCCTGAGGAGGAATCCCAAGGGCCTGTTTGTTGACGGAATCCACCG GGAGAACAGCATACCATGGAATAGTAACATCAtcatggacaggatttctaaTTATGTTCTGAAAACCGTATCTGGCAGAGTTTACATCTTGGTTGGCAAAATGAACTTGCATGTTGACTCAG AGTTTCCCAAGTGGCTTTTGAAGAAGTTTGTGAATGGTTTTCCTCCAAACTGGAAGGCACTTTATGAGAAGTTTCTGTTAGAGTCAAGAGA tagagaaacaaagaggaagagcGAGGGAAGAAGCATTATGGCAAAGACAAATTCTGAGGCATCCTCCATTAACCTTTCTGTGAAGCGAAACATGAAAAAGCCTTTGAAGACAC CTGATTCctgtcctcctgcctcctcATCTTCTGCAAAAGTGTCTCGAAGTGGCCGCATCATCAAGCCACCTCTGGAGTATTGGAAAGGAGGGAGAGTCATTCTGGATGCATACATGAATGTTACCATCCATGAATGTTATGACACATCCATCTGCAACCCTGTAAGTCCAGCACAC GAGGTCACTACAACAGTCTCTACGAGGGCGTCACAGAAACCTGCCCACATGTTCCTGCCCTGCAGCGAAG GCCGCAAGCAGGGTGAATCAGCCAGTGTTGACGAGGCATCGGTACTACGGAGGAAGGTCAAGGCCCCAGCCCGCAGAAGAGACAGAACCAGAGTTAACCCTGAGGAGAAGTCCTCTTTTTCACCTGTACCAACTGTGGAGACATGTAGCAGCCCTGAAGAGTGGTCTGGCACGAGGACAAGGTCCAGCCAAAGGTATCCAGCCACAGAGAGAGCGTTGCATATGGAGACTGTCCCTCTAAAACCACAAAGTGAACCTGAAAAGCCTTCAACACGGAGGTCAAAAGAACAGAGGTGTGACACCACGCGGCCTTCAGTCAGAGCCTCAAGGAGCAAAAGGGCCGTCCCAGAATCCCCTACTGTTAATGATAAAACGTCACCGGATCAGTCGTCAAACAGTGACTTAGTCGTCAGGAGAAAGAAGCGGGCAAAAGGAGGGAACAGGAACGTAGCTGAGAAGTCACAGCAAAGCCGCTTGTCAGAGGAGAGCGGGAAGGAACTGAGGAAGGGAACCAGtgtgacaaaaaataaagatcctgtgcaaacaaaacacaaacagagcaaatgCACTAAGACGTCACAACCTGCAAAGCTGTTGCCTAAGACACAATCCAGCAAGAAACACAAGGCAGACCAGGGGAACACACAGATTCCACAGGAGCAAGATGAAGACGAGTGGACCGAGGCTGAGCTTGCGAAGCTAAGAGA ggcTGTGGCCCTCTGTCCTAAACACATTACGGGTTACTGGGCGAAGGTGGCGAGGATCGTCGGAACACGTTCTGCAGAAGAGTGCTGTAACCAGCACACATCCCAGGGAACCTCCCAGTCTCCAGACAAGAGAACCAAGAAAtccagaaagaaaaagagggaagcACCGAAGGACTCAG ATCAACCGGTGATATCTGCCCGAGTGGGAACGTTAAAGAGGAAGCAGCAGGTGCGACAGTTTCTGGAGAACATGCCCAGAGAAGATGTTGATGATTTATTCAGCAGTGCGTACATGCAGAACAAACGGTTTGAG ATCCCCTCCGTGTGTCTGAGTGAAGACCATGACTTTGCTATGTCAGACCTGGAGCCCATGACCCCCATGTCAACAGGTTTCCCCAAAGTTAAGACTCCTCAGTGTTTGCATATCACTCCCGGCATGATGGGCTCTCCCAACAG GAGCAATGACGACAAGTACGTCTTTCAGCTCcagaagaggatgaaaaaaagCGAGTTTGATGTCTGCAAAAAGGCTGCTACTTCAAAG agCTTCACCCCCACCCCGTCAGTTAAACGAACAATGAGAAGATGTGGCAACACAG AAAATGACACCTTTGTTGTCTGGGAGATGTTCCCGGGAAACGACGGAGCGCTGTCTGaaagtggagaggaagaggattaTTATTTCTCAGACAATGACtga